Below is a window of Leisingera sp. S132 DNA.
CGCTTCTTCAGCTTCAGGGTTTCCTCGGCGTGGATCATGATGTCCGTGGCCTGGCCCTGGAAGCCGCCGGAAGGCTGGTGCACCATCACGCGGGAGTTCGGCAGGCTGAAGCGCATGCCCGGCTCGCCGGCGGTCAGCAGCAGCGAGCCCATCGAGGCCGCCTGGCCGATCACCAGGGTCGAGACCTTGGGCTTGATGTACTGCATGGTGTCATAGATCGACAGGCCCGAGGTCACGACACCGCCGGGGCTGTTGATGTACATGGAAATTTCCTTGGACGGGTTTTCCGCCTCGAGGTGCAAGAGCTGCGCCACGATCAGGGAGCTCATCCCGTCGTGCACCGGGCCGTTCAGGAAGATGATCCGCTCCTTCAGCAGGCGGGAAAAGATGTCATAGGCCCGTTCGCCCCGGCTGGTCTGCTCAACCACCATCGGGACCAGGGTGTTCATGTATGTTTCTCTGGGATCAATCATTGCAACCTGCCTGCGTTGTTTATGTCCGGCACCATACCCGACAGTGTGTTACCCGAGTCTTAGTATCGCCCCTTTTGACCTGCAAGAGGCGGCAGGCATTTTCCCGGTGACGCAAACCTGCATCTGGTGTCGCAATCCGCTGGAACGCTGTCGCTATTCTGGGGCTGCCGGCGGCACCAGCGCCTTAGGTAGCAAAATCAAGTCCGAATTCCGCCCGGCGCTTTCACCGGGTGCTGCGCTGGGGTCCCGCCATGTCCGATGACAGCTTCGTTCAGAAAGGCGCCGCTGCCAATCTCGCCATTCCGTTCGAGGGCGAGCCGCTGGATTTCTATTTCCTGCTGCTGCCGAAGGCGACGATGCTGCCGGTGGCCGCCGCCATCGAGCCCCTGCGCATTGCCAACCAGGTGACCGGCACCCGGCTCTATCGCTGGTACATCATGACAGAGGATGGCCAGCCGGTGCGCTGTTCCAACGGCATGGTGGTGACACCGGACACCCAATTGCAGCCGCTGCCCTCGGATTCGATGGGATTTGTCTGCGCCGGGGTTGAACCGCACTCAGCCGCCAGCGAAATCACCCTGAACTGGCTGCGCCGCGAAAGCCGGTTTGGCCGCTCCATCGGCGGCATCTGCACCGGCGCCTTTGCGCTGGCCCAGGCCGGGCTGATCAAGAACCACAAGTTCACCCTGCACTGGGAAAACCAGCCGGGATTCCTGGAAAGCTACCCGAGCCTGGAGCCCTCCCCCAATATCTTTGAGATCTCCGGGCCGCTGATGACCTGCGGCGGCGGCAATGCCGCAACCGACATGATGCTGCATCTGATCGAGGAGCGCCACGGCAAGCAGCTTGCGATCATCGTCGCCGACATGTGCCTGCACGTGCGCTCCGGCGGCCAGGCGGCGCCGCAGAAATCGAACTATGCGGTGGCAATCGGCAGCCGCAACCAGCGCCTGCTGAACGCGCTGCAGCTGATGCAGGAATCGATCGAAGAACCGCTGTCGATCGGCGAGCTGTGCGACCGGCTCGATATCTCCCGACGCCAGCTGGAACGGCTGTTCTCGCGCTATCTGAACCAGAGCCCGATGCACGTCTACTTCGACATGCGCCTCAGCCACGCCTTTGCGCTGATGAATGAAACCTCGATGAGCGTCACCGAAATCGCACTGGCCTCCGGCTTCAACTCCGCCACGCATTTCTCGCGCCAGTTCAAGCGCAAATTCGGCGCCTCGCCGCATTTCTTCCGCAAGGGCTGGAGCTGACGGTATCCACGCCGGATGGACAAGTGCTCATTTCACAAGTACCAAATTGGTAACTTTTCTTTTGGCCGTTCCGGGAAGTTCTGTTAAGCGCTCTTAGATATTCTGATGATATTACGCACGGACCGCGCAATTCCGCTGTCTGCGCGGGTTTCGATAAGGGAGTAAGGCGCCCCGGTGCCACCTGGAGACGCAAGATGCCACTACCCGAGTTTTCAGCTGACATGGATCCGGAACAGAAGGAGCAAATGGTCGCAAACGCTACCAAAGCTTCCAGTTTCCTTAAAGCGATCAGCCACCAGGGGCGGCTGATGATCCTGTGCCATCTGGTCGCTGGCGAAAAATCCGTAACAGAACTCGAGCAACTGCTGTCCGCCCGCCAGGCTGCCGTCTCGCAGCAGCTGTCCCGCTTGCGCCTGGAAGGGCTGGTCATTCCGCGCCGCGACGGCAAGGCGATCTACTACCGTCTGGCAGATGACAAAGCCCGCCGCGTTCTGGAAGTGGTCTACGACATTTTCTGCAACGACGGCGATTGACGCCACCGGGCCGCGCAATACTCTGCTGTCCGGCGAAACCGCGCCAGCCGCCCCGTGCGGCAC
It encodes the following:
- a CDS encoding ATP-dependent Clp protease proteolytic subunit encodes the protein MIDPRETYMNTLVPMVVEQTSRGERAYDIFSRLLKERIIFLNGPVHDGMSSLIVAQLLHLEAENPSKEISMYINSPGGVVTSGLSIYDTMQYIKPKVSTLVIGQAASMGSLLLTAGEPGMRFSLPNSRVMVHQPSGGFQGQATDIMIHAEETLKLKKRLNEIYVKHTGQEYDTIVEALERDNFMSPEEAKEFGLIDEIVENRAKGDDEQA
- a CDS encoding metalloregulator ArsR/SmtB family transcription factor; this encodes MPLPEFSADMDPEQKEQMVANATKASSFLKAISHQGRLMILCHLVAGEKSVTELEQLLSARQAAVSQQLSRLRLEGLVIPRRDGKAIYYRLADDKARRVLEVVYDIFCNDGD
- a CDS encoding GlxA family transcriptional regulator; the protein is MSDDSFVQKGAAANLAIPFEGEPLDFYFLLLPKATMLPVAAAIEPLRIANQVTGTRLYRWYIMTEDGQPVRCSNGMVVTPDTQLQPLPSDSMGFVCAGVEPHSAASEITLNWLRRESRFGRSIGGICTGAFALAQAGLIKNHKFTLHWENQPGFLESYPSLEPSPNIFEISGPLMTCGGGNAATDMMLHLIEERHGKQLAIIVADMCLHVRSGGQAAPQKSNYAVAIGSRNQRLLNALQLMQESIEEPLSIGELCDRLDISRRQLERLFSRYLNQSPMHVYFDMRLSHAFALMNETSMSVTEIALASGFNSATHFSRQFKRKFGASPHFFRKGWS